The DNA sequence CTGACACAAAAGAGTTTTGTAGCCCATCTCAAATGGAGTGTAAAAGCATAAAGTCAGGGTTCAGAATAATTCACAATAACGATAATGAACGGCGAAGAATCATTTCTTGAAATTCATAAGACAATAAAAGGAATGAGGGGAATATTTTCTAATGCTACTTGAAACAAACTAGATTCAGTAAGAGCCAGGAATACACAATGCAATAACTGGAATATATTATCCTGCTTCGAACATTTCCAAAGAGATAAAGAGTTCATTGATTGCTGTTGAACAAGTGATAATTTGCAGCATATTAAAGATCAGATGAAATGCACATTACCAATGAATCCAGGAAGTACTTACCACTCTTAAAATCCGGTTTTGAGAACGTGATTTCTTTGCTTCATGGGCTGCTAAGCGGAATAGATGTGTGAGGTCTGCTTGACCACAAGATGAAGTAGCTGAGAGCCCCCTAAGAGCAGCAACTGCAGACTCAACTTCACTGCTGAACTCTTTTCGAAGCTATGATATATCAAACAACACAACAACTTTCTTCTAAATTATAAGGTCTGTATTCAGCTAAGTAAACAAATTTCCTCATTACAAGAAAACCCTTTAAACTTATTATTCACGTTTCAAGAGAATTTCACATCTAATacgaatttaaatttgaaatgcaTCAGAAAATTGTAAACATTAGTGCACTTTCTCTTTCAAGCCCAGACTATGGAAAATTAACCACATCAGTCCATTAATTATCCACGATTGTAATGCTATAAAATTCACTTATAAACAGAAGCAGAGAGAAATCAGGAATCTCAGTGCAGATTTTTTGAACAAGTTATCAAACTGGAACATcaacacacacacaaaaaaaggAGTGCTTCTTAAGCAACTCAATCTCACaaaaagcaaataatcaaacaaAATAGAGGCAATTGAGAGAGATAACCAGTACCCAAGATGCAGATTTCGCTAAAGTGGCGAAAGCGAAGCGGTGATCGGGATTGATAGAGAGTTTGGCGTTGATGAAGAAAAGAATAGCTTGCTTGATGCACTCCAATCTGGTGAGAGGTCTCCCAGAGGGGCCTGTGGTTTTCATTTCCACAAGAGACTCAGTGtccacatccatgcaaaacaatATGTCCTCGCAGCTGATCCTCGTCGGCTTCAGCGCATATCTTCCCCTGCCTGAACCCTCTCCTCCTTCTACCGtctccatctctctctctcttcctagCTTCGCGAATTGCATCggaagaagaagaggctgtgggttcctttttttttttttttttccaaaaaatggTTAGCAGCCGCAAGGACATTATAAAAACGGTGCGTTTTGAAAATATAGGAAACGGTGAGTTTTGCCTCCCACGGTACAGTCTTTATTCAGCGTCAGGAATCTGCTTTACCTTTATCTCATTTGTCGCTGCTGAAACTGAGAATTTTTGGAAATTGGGAAGGGGAAAGATGGCGTGTTTACATGATCATAGCTGTGAAGATCACGATTGCTCCTCTAATTGGTCTCTCTACAAGCACATAGACCTTTCCAAAGTaattctctctctttctgtCTCTCTTGCTCTTGCAATTTGTACATAACTCTGTTTCGATCTCAGTTGATCTCTAAACCCATAAGATTCTCTTTTTTCGATTTCCAATTGCtgttattgttgttgttgtgctTGTTGTTTAGGTATCGGCTCTGAATGAAGCTGTTCCTGGAAGTGTTAAGTCAGTTTTTAAAGCTTGGGAGCAGCGCCTAGACTCTTCTGGGGTATGCCCTTTTCCTTCCTTTAGCTGACTATTGGTTCTTAATATTGGCAAGCATTAGCAACTTCTTCTGTTATACCTTTTGCATTTTCAGGAACACTTGGAAAGCAATGAGGGTGATCCTGAATTGCTTGTTTATGTCCCGTGAGTAACAAATTCCGTGTTACCGTTTTAGATAATATGTTTAAGATTTACATAGTAATTGATTGCTATAGTAATACCATTTGATGGTTATATATCtcatataattaatttgattgTAAAAAACTAGCTTATGTACTGAATTTTTTCTTCTCATTTGTAGATCTTCTTGTATGATGGTTTGCAATTTGAATAATTACAATGTCCTTTCAAGTGAATGACTTCTATAGTTGAGGTTCTCTATTCTCAGTGTTGGCATCTTTGTTATGGCTTGCCAAATGCTGTAACTTACATAGATTTGTGGGTCACTGTGGTAACTGTGGGAAACAGATTGTTTTATGAAATTGCTGTCTGCTGCTTTTGAGAACTTGTTTTAGACAAAACCCTTTTGCTGACTCCAAGAACTTGTTTCTCAGAGCAAGCTTTATAAACTCtgcttctttccttttcttttttcaaaattttttcaatttttttcaatacATAGTTTGAACTTGTAGGATCTATATTGTTTGTACATGTAATTATTTTAGAGAGTTCTTATCTTCACTTGTAAAATTTGGaagttttctgttttgttttttCTGAACGTTCTTTTTTATCATTTCATGGTGTAGTTTCATGTTTTTTTcttagaaattttatttatcttatcCCAGAAACCACTCTCCTGATATCTCATTTTCTATTTAATAGATTTACCTCAGATGTTAAGATCAAGAGTATTTCAATTATTGGGGGTGCTGATGGTACAAGTCCTTCAAAGATGAGAGTGTAAGTTCATCCTCTATATTTTGAACAGTTTTATTACTCCTTTGACTGCAGTAGTTTGTTTAGACGGATCATACCTAGAAAGGCAAGCTTCAAACCTTCTGGCACAAAACTGATGAGGCATTAACACCCAGGTTAACTGGAGTTTCTGGCTTTGCCATTGTTTATTCATCTTGTTGAGTCTTTGGATTACAGTTTCTCTGACCCCACTCTATCCCCTTCCTCAAGGGTACAGCTAataagggttttttttttctcctttaactttttcctttctctttttcCTCTGCTAGTTAGTTGTATTCCTTGTCTCATGCAGAACAAACATATGAGGAAGTGATATTGAGTTAGATTATTGTGGTGCTGCTTTAAATGATATTCTTTCTTGATATCTTTTGTCATAAAGAACAaactcagattttttttttttaatctacaTTAGGTTCACCAATCGAGATGGCATTGACTTCTCAGATGCTCAAAGTATGCAAGCTGTTCAGGTATTTGCACATTAGCTTGGTGGtgataaaaagataaatttggCACTTAAACATTTGTTCTTTTGTTTGAAGGAGTGGGATCTGGTTGAAAATTTGCAAGGTGTACTAGAGTACCAGACAAGGTAATTATTCCCTTCAAAACTGATAAGACCGTGAAGTAAACGGTTTGTTACATTTCAGTGGCAGCGCACTGTATCCAGTTGCCATTGTATTTCTTCAGTAGAATTTAGTATGAGTTTTTCCCCAATTTTGTTATAAACTCTAAATTCTTCCACGTAGATATGCCAAATTTCAAAATGTGGCAAGCATCACATTGCATTTCCCTGATAATTTTGGTGGTGATACAAGTCAAATACACTATATTGGATTTAAAGGTGAAGCCACCCAGGTAACAGTGTGAAAAGCTTTGGTGGTATTACCATTGTCAATCCATGTTTTGGATGAAGTGTCGGTACCTTCAATAACACATGTTTTCCATTTATGtggttaacagttgaaaagggATGTTGTTGCAACAATTGTTTATGAACTTAGGCCAAATCCATCGGACCACAAGTAAGTGTCAACCGCTTTTCAACTGATTTTTAGCATAGTCTTCTATTCATGGAACATTTTACTTCAACATTTGAAAAGCTTGATTAAGGGTTTAATAAAGTTTGTTTCATTGATTACCTCTTTACTATAGTAGTGTAGTTTCTATTCTGCATTGTGCATCCAGTCTGCCAGATGGTAGATGGGTCAAATTTTCGGATTTTGGCATACCCCTTTCATATATGAATTCTTGTTTATGCATGTTAAATactataaattatatttcatcGTATATATGCTGTGGTTTCTGTGTCTCATCTTTTGTCTACTGAAATGGCACTGTGGAGCAGGACTGAGGCAGAACGTAATACACCTTTTCACATGTGGAATGGAGAATGAGTGCTTGTGATGTTTCTCAACAAAAAGGAAATAAATCAAAGTTCATGTACATTTTATAACGATCCAAACTCTTTCTCCCATCTCTCCTTTTCCCCTCTTATTGTAATTGCTTGCAATGTGCTGGAAGGAAAAGATAGTGATCTAGTGTGGCTCGGATCTTTCACTTTGCTTTAGTTATTGACTATGAATGGTCGGGTTTCTGACTGAAGTGTTTGTTGGATTAGAACCCTTCATTTTGATTTATGAAAACGGTTCTTGTTCAATGTCATCTTGCATAACAAAACTCCCTGTTAACACGCAGAGTTGAATTCATTAGGGCtcagaaaatttcattttaaataaaaaataatttcgtttaatttattcagtactttatttttaagatttgaGAAATGAAGTTTActggatttgattttttaagaaaataattaaacagaatattatttttagttaattatcATACCTTTTAAAAAaggttcaaattaaaatatttttgtctgaaaaaaataaaataatataaaataaaaaatcaaattgaatgtaatttttttattttatatctatCTAATCATACGGCCTTAAGGATGAGAACTTAACAAGAGGTTAATAAAATTGATGAtgctaaaatatataaatttaataatgaatttttaacAAAAGTTatatttagtaattaattttcCAATAGGGTTAAAATGGAAAtaaccaaattaatttaatttttaaaaaatatttagattaatttttatttttaactttaaagGTCAGTTTGCtcgatttaaaaatatttttaagataatcCAAATAGTGTGTTTTACATTCCAAACTAAATGTGATTTAGAGTTAAATATGGTTGGTTTTTGAGGAGAATCAGAACAGCACTtcgatttcttaaaataaaaaaattgctaTTGaagttgaatttttaattaagtttttaataattaattaaatcttacataaatttttttatatgcaaTAAAACACTACAAAGCTGTTAAATATGAGCACTTCGagacttagcctggtggaaagtgcatccttgtaACCTTGCGAGGTCAAAAGTTCGACTCCCCTACCCctgtttcaaaaaaaaaagctgTTAAATATGAAGTTCTTACATGATTTTGTTTTGGTTTAGTTCAagcctttatttttaaaattaagaatgacaatttgatatttatttcaaaatatatatttaacatataaaatatgAGCCATCAATACACGTGTGTATCCCTACCACAAGCTCTTTAATCCATATATGAGTTTGGCCACGGATCTGATTTTTGACTACCTCACGTGAGAAGGATCCTCAAGATCATTTCAAATGTCCAAACTCTTCAATTTCTGACTTCCTTTGACTTCCTTTGGCATTCATGTGTGAGACTTTAAATGTGTGTGAGCGGTAACGACCATGGCATAATTTATGTCAGAGATATCATAGTTTAAATTAGCTAAATGTTAAATGAATCAATCGTCAATTATTAATATACCATTTAAAAGGTCTAGTAAAAAATCTTTTTTCATTTTGAAGGAATATATTACAGGATACTTCGCACGAATCTGAGTATATATATCTCGTTCATTCTAGAAAAGGAGATTTCACTTTATTTTCTCCAACCACTTAACTGTCTCTATAGTTTCAGTATTAAGCTATCCGAAAAACACATCTAACTCTATTAATATTCTCATTTACAAAGCTAAGTTCATTTGCTCCAATGAACTTTCGATACCAATTCATATATATTCGATCTGCGAACTCTTAGATTTCACTATCATTGAtattcatttaatatttttttaaaaaactcatttaatatttttgatgTTTAAgttctattaaaattaaacatcgtcaaactttcttattatttaaattatatataaactcatttttttaaaaagaaataagagatttcattaaaattttaagataaaatctaaataataggAAAAGGCTACaaaccataaaaaaataaactacaaAGGCCCAACATAAAAAGCTGAGCCCAAAAACAGATCTATAAAACCCTAACTCTATTAGAAGGATTTGGAGAAACTTCTTAATTGTTGAAGGGCACCAAACATAAAGACCTTGATAGTCAATAGTCCAACAATAAACCCCACTACAAATGAGGCCAAACTCTCAAAAATATGACATGCAAACTTAAAAACTTGATCAAAATGCTAGATCTAGAAAAGAGAGAAGATTTGATAGAAGGAAAATGAAACAGTTCGGCtcaaactggcccaaataacttttggacccactttccacttgtcCCAAAAGGGTTAactcaagttatttagtagtttcgtgctaactattatatacaatttagaATTACTATAATTTTCCGATGTGAGACGCGATACAAGCTGGTAGCTCAAGCAAGCAGCTGATTCTTACAcagtattgtggttcgctagtacctcgggcggctccacctcgtctctcacgggtagcccttttctcgcaggcccactagctcCGTACAATTTTTTTGATTCAggatggctctgataccaataaatatttaacatgtaAATATGCATTCTTGACCCTAGTAAACACCTCGAGTCATAAATAGAATAAGGGTATGTcatgccatatacagtttaACAGTACTGCGCCCTATTgggctacatgatatgatattttcgaCACACTATGTGTCATACAATTTCTCGGCTTTTGAGCCATACAGGCACAACATTCGGCCCCCAAGCCATACAGTTCGGCACTTTGTGCTATAAAGATACAGTTTTCCCTTATCTAGCTAGATGATATTGCGAAGAGTTTATAGGggttaagatttaattatataacttGTTAATACCTTACAAGCATGCATATAAGATGATTACTAAAATATGAATGATCTTACAATTATAAAATTGCATGACTTAATTTGTCCATTTTACACTCACTGACACATAAAATTTTCACTCGTTTATATAAAATGATTTCGTTGAAACTATCATGAGTATTTCTATTTATACTTGAATGACATATATATTGTTATTCACCCACTGGGCATAAACTCAGCGCATTAGACTTTTCCATGCGCAGGTAATAGATAAAGTAAATAACAATCAAGAGGTCTAGTTCTATATCGACACGgagacatcatcataaccagttATTCACAACTTTTGTACAAGAGGTtgtttatgtttagtatgtATATTAGTAGTCAACCAAGAGTCTGTAAATGAGTGTTGAAAATAGTACAAGTATAAACAAATGTTCTATTTATGGATTTAATAGTGTGAATTGAGTAACTATTGAGATTTTATGGCTATTTTCCATAGGGATAATTGCCAATAAGCTGGAGGAACTCTTGCAGTTTCTCCATTTAAAAGTATTTTGTGAGTTAACATGCATTTAAACAAACTAAAAAACAATTTATAATGTAAAAGCTAACTTAAGTTCTCATATataattgcatatagtatagtatgtgACATTTTTTACTGAGCTATTTTATACACgagtaaggggtgttacagaaAATCATCAACAATATCCAAAAGGCTAAACAACATATCAAAAAACAAAGGTCCCTTCAGAAATACATCTCTTAAATCTTACTATTTCAACTGAGTTGAGGGAAAACCATTGATGAACAACGACTGTAGGAGGATGGAGATTAGAGTTCTAGTCACTCATTTGTGATTGAGAGTACCAATAATGAGGGGTgaacagtattcggttcaaactgaaaaaatcgatcaaaccgaattaattcaaaaattcggtttgatttttttattcatttcggttcggttcggttcggattttaattttaaatttttcggttattttgattcgattcgattttgatcagaaaaaaaccaaaccgaattgattagtgataattgtatattattttcaataatatagaaagattatatcatattaaagttaaaatattttaattaaattataaaatactaaaaataaagggtaaaaaataaaaaaattattaaaaattcaaaccgatcaaatcaaatcgaattgaatcgaatcagaccaattcagtttgatttagtttatgactaaaatcgattcgattcaatttttataaatactaaaatttcagttttcgacttattcgattcgattttgaatcgaatcgaccgaatgctcaccctacTAATAACACCAAAAAGTATGGTATTTACTCTAGAAGAATAGCCACGGCCTAGAGAATACTTCTTCTAATCTTATTTTCTCCATTAGGGACGACATGATATGCAAATAATAAGACTATTTCAGTCTAAATTTATAAGGAAAGGTAAAATCAAGTAaaactataaatttaatagatgaagaaggattatttaaaaaaaaaaagaaactatttaaaaaaaaactagggAAAAGAGAATTCTCAGCTAATATTTTGCATTAGAGATCTAATCATCATTAAATATgtttacagaaaaaaaaaaaatccttcatTTACAATGAGTTTATAATTGTTTACGCCTATATATCTTTTgctcatttcttttttatctttACATGAAGATTGTAACACTTGTacacatttaattattttatagataataaataaataaataaatatttcataaatttaaaatattaaactaacTTTTCGTTTtgcaatgaaaattttattattttataacttGCAAAATTTTCGGATTCTTTTACTAATGGTCTGTTACTTGTATTGGCCAAAGGCACTCAATCTCGATTTTGGAGTTTCAGAATCGAATTTCCTCTAATAGCGGGCTTTCAAATACTCTAAACTAGAGACGGCAATGGACcggtatttttaatattctatcacaccgaattttaataaaaatagttataattaaatttaaaataaatttaaatttaaaaaataatattttttataaatttaaatttaatttaaattttatatacaaaatattcacaatcaaatccatttatataaataattaatttaatataaaaatatattttataataatatttatatatttttatttaaaaattaaaatttaaatattttttaaaaatattgaattttttaaataaaaattattaataaaattttttttatataaattattaattaaaatatataaaactaaacaaatttaaattttattcggataataacaataaaatttaaattaatttatattaaattttaattgagttCAGAACTAATTCGAATATTCTTAATATAAATTACATTCGTTCATATCCTATATGCatgctaaatttatttttttaatttttttaaatcaattaaaaataaaataatagtaaaatgcctaataaattattaaataaaattaattttaacttccTTCaggtttataaattataaaaaaattagaataaaaaataatttaactcaaccaagatgaataataattttaagaactaagtaaacataatttaaaatttttct is a window from the Manihot esculenta cultivar AM560-2 chromosome 16, M.esculenta_v8, whole genome shotgun sequence genome containing:
- the LOC110603849 gene encoding uncharacterized protein LOC110603849, with product MQFAKLGREREMETVEGGEGSGRGRYALKPTRISCEDILFCMDVDTESLVEMKTTGPSGRPLTRLECIKQAILFFINAKLSINPDHRFAFATLAKSASWLRKEFSSEVESAVAALRGLSATSSCGQADLTHLFRLAAHEAKKSRSQNRILRVILVYCRSSVRPHHQWPINQKLFTMDVMYLHDKPGPDNCPQEVYDALVDTLEHVSEYEGYIYETGQGLRVLLRHLSIMLSHPQQRCTQDDMDIKSLTKRSPVADSGNGEDPVPISSQ
- the LOC110603850 gene encoding PITH domain-containing protein 1 — encoded protein: MACLHDHSCEDHDCSSNWSLYKHIDLSKVSALNEAVPGSVKSVFKAWEQRLDSSGEHLESNEGDPELLVYVPFTSDVKIKSISIIGGADGTSPSKMRVFTNRDGIDFSDAQSMQAVQEWDLVENLQGVLEYQTRYAKFQNVASITLHFPDNFGGDTSQIHYIGFKGEATQLKRDVVATIVYELRPNPSDHKTEAERNTPFHMWNGE